The Rhododendron vialii isolate Sample 1 chromosome 8a, ASM3025357v1 genome has a window encoding:
- the LOC131298713 gene encoding uncharacterized protein LOC131298713, with product MAERLRRIKERLKAAAETGDIEAASAGQMDFAIEILRLKPSFGRKLNPDGLSSLHLALLNKKFDMIAMKTKNKSAVEVLLGLLRRIYKKRVLASKDDKGNTALHIPVFNSQLQWVVLEKFYRGKYEMGTCICMVVSGEKDTVAMVMMVKLLVKESFVDINANNSETQIALDIALLLDQSNEARSIVNTLRFAGALESSSSANNDYSLAKFFNSPEQPLEPLGGIGGGDNNLLTNGGNHVNATVSSTNNLLAANTLSIPTDDPVKRFPFDVPDAKHLILNYGAAFLTFYRFNTGAIVLSMSSIYNVFLPSSCLIGSTAWRSFHYDASLWGFIIPHITIVWLL from the exons ATGGCAGAGAGACTGAGACGGATTAAAGAGAGATTGAAGGCGGCTGCTGAAACAGGAGATATCGAAG CTGCCTCAGCAGGACAGATGGATTTTGCTATAGAAATCTTGAGATTGAAGCCATCATTTGGTAGGAAGCTAAACCCAGATGGGCTAAGCTCCTTGCACCTTGCTTTATTAAACAAGAAGTTCGATATG ATTGCCATGAAAACCAAGAATAAAAGTGCTGTAGAAGTTTTATTGGGACTTCTTCGCAGGATTTACAAGAAAAGAGTGCTGGCCTCCAAAGATGACAAAGGGAACACTGCTTTGCATATACCGGTGTTCAATTCACAGCTCCAG TGGGTAGTTCTAGAGAAATTTTATCGGGGAAAATACGAAATGGGAACTTGCATTTGCATGGTTGTGAGTGGGGAGAAAGACACTGTTGCCATGGTAATG ATGGTGAAATTATTAGTTAAAGAATCCTTTGTGGACATAAATGCAAATAATTCAGAGACACAGATTGCACTTGACATCGCTCTGCTACTTGATCAAAGTAATGAAGCCAGATCGATTGTGAATACTTTACGCTTTGCAGGAGCTTTAGAAAGTTCATCGTCTGCTAATAATGACTATAGTCttgctaaattttttaattcGCCCGAGCAACCTTTGGAA CCCCTTGGAGGGATAGGCGGTGGTGACAACAACCTTCTTACAAATGGCGGTAATCACGTCAACGCCACAGTTTCGTCCACCAACAACCTATTAGCTGCTAACACCTTATCCATTCCCACTGACGATCCTGTCAAACGATTTCCGTTCGACGTTCCTGATGCAAAACATCTTATACTTAATTATGGAGCTGCCTTCCTCACTTTTTATCGATTCAACACAGGTGCCATTGTTCTCTCGATGTCGTCGATATATAATGTTTTCCTTCCCAGTTCATGCCTCATTGGGTCTACTGCATGGCGCTCTTTTCATTATGATGCTAGCCTTTGGGGTTTCATTATACCTCATATCACCATCGTTTGGTTACTCTGA
- the LOC131298714 gene encoding uncharacterized protein LOC131298714: MRNTGVVAFKRVKRCIHTSTTLDNFEKPQRFLVIPPKPTVLVVAVLIATATFTSVLSPPGRVRGGDFNLLTDGGNFNATVTSTNNLFAADTSFFNATLFIPTDNPVKRLLFDPKDLEYGFTFDLFDGLNTVAFVLSAAMIMFVLPGRPIFLLLHVALSFTMMSYGTSFYLISQSYGYCAMYATASALCTLLIYICRFTTFVIEDIAKGDTRAPFFFLLSELQGVQRLLMLNNLLGNIN, from the exons atgagaAATACAGGAGTAGTAGCGTTTAAGAGGGTAAAAAGATGCATTCATACATCCACCACACTGGATAATTTTGAAAAGCCCCAGAGATTTTTGGTGATCCC cccaaaGCCGACAGTGCTGGTGGTAGCTGTGCTAATTGCAACGGCGACCTTCACAAGTGTACTTAGCCCCCCTGGAAGGGTACGCGGTGGTGACTTCAACCTCCTTACGGATGGCGGTAATTTCAACGCCACGGTTACGTCCACCAACAACCTATTTGCTGCTGACACCAGTTTTTTCAACGCCACCTTATTCATTCCCACTGACAATCCTGTCAAACGACTTCTGTTTGATCCAAAAGATTTGGAATATGGTTTCACCTTTGACCTTTTTGACGGATTAAACACAGTTGCCTTTGTTCTCTCGGCGGCGATGATAATGTTTGTCCTCCCAGGAAGACCCATATTTTTGCTTCTGCATGTGGCTCTTTCTTTTACGATGATGAGCTATGGGACTTCATTTTACCTCATATCACAGTCGTATGGTTACTGTGCGATGTATGCAACTGCATCCGCACTTTGTACGTTGCTGATTTATATCTGTAGGTTTACGACGTTTGTAATTGAAGATATCGCCAAGGGAGACACGAGagctcccttcttcttcttgttgtcaGAGCTTCAAGGGGTTCAACGCCTTCTGATGCTGAATAATTTGTTAGGCAATATTAATTGA
- the LOC131298995 gene encoding ankyrin repeat-containing protein BDA1-like, translating to MARRMKAAAETGDINGLYDSIKEDPNVLDSIDAIPFIDTPLHTAVSAGHTYFAVEILRLKPSFGRKLNPDGLSSLHLALINHKFDTVKRLIKLDKELIRVKGKQGETPLHFIAGKEDINTDQQQRVLDDRVNADQQQKELDDHRINTLAEFLIACPNSIGDLTNQDETALHIAVRTKNKSAVEIILGLIRRINKRRLLANKDDKGNTALDLAVENSQLEIVKLLVKEPFANISAKNLDKHTALDIALQRLADVARSERALENSSCDENYALAKFLNSPERRLEVLYKQKFFMGRSATMELRNIGLVVAVLIATATFTSVLSPPGGVHGGDFNLLSDGGNFSAMVTSNNNDNISVVEGNLFISTDNPAKRHLFDAQDLEYGNAFVLFYVFNTVAFVLSAAMIMFVLPGIPIFLLLHVALLYTMLSYGTSFYLISPSFGYCTIYVIASTLCASLVYCCRITMFAIENIAKGKRRVPFYWSKLQGERLVMLNNLLGNIN from the exons ATGGCACGGAGAATGAAGGCGGCTGCTGAAACAGGAGATATCAATGGCTTGTACGATTCAATTAAGGAGGACCCTAATGTTTTGGATAGTATAGATGCTATACCTTTCATTGATACTCCTCTACATACAGCTGTCTCGGCAGGACATACTTATTTCGCTGTAGAAATCTTGAGATTGAAGCCATCATTTGGTAGGAAGCTGAATCCAGATGGGCTAAGCTCCTTGCACCTGGCTTTGATAAATCACAAGTTTGATACGGTAAAACGACTCATAAAGTTGGACAAGGAGCTCATACGGGTCAAAGGAAAGCAAGGGGAGACTCCTTTGCATTTCATTGCCGGAAAAGAAGACATCAATACCGATCAACAACAAAGAGTACTGGATGATCGCGTTAATGCCgatcaacaacaaaaagaacTGGATGATCATCGCATTAATACTTTGGCAGAATTCCTTATTGCTTGCCCGAATTCAATTGGGGACTTGACAAATCAAGATGAGACTGCTCTGCATATCGCCGTTAGAACAAAGAATAAAAGTGCTGTAGAAATCATATTGGGACTTATTCGAAGGATCAACAAGAGAAGATTGCTGGCCAACAAAGATGACAAAGGGAACACTGCTTTGGATTTAGCGGTGGAAAATTCACAGCTCGAG ATTGTGAAGTTATTAGTTAAAGAACCCTTTGCGAACATAAGTGCAAAGAATTTAGACAAACATACTGCACTTGATATTGCTTTGCAACGTCTTGCTGATGTTGCCAGATCGGAGAGAGCTTTAGAAAATTCATCCTGTGATGAAAACTATGCTCTTGCTAAATTTTTGAATTCGCCCGAGCGACGTTTGGAAGTACTCTATAAACAAAAGTTTTTTATGGGTAGATCAGCGACAATGGAGTTGCGTAACATTGGACTGGTGGTAGCTGTGCTAATTGCAACGGCGACCTTCACAAGTGTACTTAGCCCCCCTGGAGGGGTACACGGTGGTGACTTCAACCTCCTTTCAGATGGCGGTAATTTCAGTGCCATGGTTACGTCCAACAACAACGATAACATCAGTGTTGTTGAGGGCAACTTATTCATTAGCACTGACAATCCTGCCAAACGACATCTGTTTGATGCACAAGATTTGGAATATGGGAATGCCTTCGTCCTTTTTTACGTATTTAACACAGTTGCCTTTGTTCTCTCGGCGGCGATGATAATGTTTGTCCTCCCAGGTATACCCATATTTTTGCTACTGCATGTGGCTCTTTTATATACGATGCTGAGCTATGGGACTTCATTTTACCTCATATCACCGTCGTTTGGTTACTGTACTATTTATGTGATAGCATCCACTCTTTGTGCGTCGCTGGTTTATTGCTGTAGGATTACGATGTTTGCAATTGAAAATATCGCCAAGGGAAAACGTAGAGTTCCCTTCTACTGGTCAAAGCTTCAAGGGGAACGCCTTGTGATGCTGAATAATTTGTTGGGCAATATTAATTGA